A window of Calliopsis andreniformis isolate RMS-2024a chromosome 3, iyCalAndr_principal, whole genome shotgun sequence contains these coding sequences:
- the Rps12 gene encoding ribosomal protein S12 codes for MSDIENDEVPPALPAGGAMDVNTALQEVLKNALIHDGVVHGLHEAAKALDKRQAMLCILAENCDEPMYKKLVQALCNEHQIPLIKVDNNKKLGEWAGLCKIDSAGKARKVVGCSCVVIKDFGEDTPAKDVVMEYVKQSSVH; via the exons ATGTCAGACATAGAAAA CGATGAAGTCCCCCCTGCGTTGCCAGCAGGAGGTGCGATGGACGTAAACACAGCTTTACAAGAAGTTCTCAAAAATGCACTTATACACGATGGTGTTGTACATGGTCTCCATGAAGCAGCTAAAGCTTTAGACAA gaGGCAAGCTATGCTTTGTATTTTAGCTGAAAATTGTGATGAACCCATGTACAAAAAACTTGTTCAGGCATTGTGTAATGAACATCAGATCCCTTTGATTAAAGTAGACAATAACAAAAAACTTGGCGAATGGGCTGGCCTTTGCAAAATTGACAGTGCTGGTAAAGCCAGAAAAGTTGTTGGGTGCTCCTGCGTTGTTATAAAG GACTTTGGGGAAGACACTCCTGCAAAGGATGTGGTAATGGAATATGTCAAACAAAGTTCTGTACACTAA
- the Zmynd10 gene encoding zinc finger MYND-type containing 10 → MSSRMEYIISPWEAETFIESLQASDLEDIGTKGWFEFHKRLMLLNQQCVLEINALREESIKEWFVNFKKIPILIYEAIQIDIWKHKVFPLLVELNTEPKNTFMLFTIFYHENIAVSLLENVLFHCESAETIDDSVLDLVDYAVKCVSLLLDTKSIEIYENLKGPNSCLEEILEKKEELEFDIGMRCISILRYLAEYCDNLPLSVISRMLTTHDVPYLLVQLIENHPWKKQNEEGENMIYSAGWKKEKSREEGKISKIEGQVWFGLRELLLNPKCAPYYEITEHRLSQLLKLQKYLYETVLDQISPLIELKRWLSYLSVSSSQSKAPQTINVELIPQIKTSIMEKYHKKWKKLAKHQSKFIYTTDTEYVKNAAQILSDAYDLDKLDCIDTKECCLCHETAKKRCSKCKEVWYCSRECQVKDWTKHKVICDKITKNVEPEEKK, encoded by the exons ATGTCAAGTCGTATGGAATACATAATTTCGCCATGGGAAGCCGAAACTTTCATAGAAAGCTTACAAGCTTCTGATCTTGAAGACATAGGAACAAAGGG ATGGTTCGAATTTCATAAAAGATTAATGTTACTAAATCAACAATGCGTTTTAGAAATTAATGCATTACGCGAAGAGAGCATTAAAGAATGGTTTGTTAATTTTAAAAAG ATACCGATTCTAATATACGAAGCTATTCAAATAGACATATGGAAGCATAAAGTGTTTCCACTTTTAGTAGAACTAAATACTGAACCGAAAAATACGTTTATGCTTTTTACCATATTTTATCACGAAAATATCGCGGTTTCTTTATTGGAAAATGTATTATTTCATTGCGAAAGCGCAGAAACTATTGATGATTCTGTTCTTGATCTTGTTGATTATGCAGTTAAATGTGTTTCTCTACTTCTCGACACAAAAAGTATAGAAATTTACGAAAATCTGAAAGGCCCCAA TTCATGTCTTGAAGAGATActagaaaaaaaagaagaacttGAGTTTGATATTGGTATGCGTTGCATTTCAATTCTTCGTTATTTGGCGGAATACTGTGATAATTTACCACTTTCTGTAATATCGCGAATGTTAACTACGCACGATGTGCCCTATCTTCTCGTTCAACTTATTGAAAATCATCCATGGAAAAAACAAAATGAGGAAG GTGAAAATATGATATACAGTGCAGGTTGGAAAAAAGAAAAATCGAGGGAAGAAGGGAAAATATCTAAAATAGAAGGACAAGTATGGTTTGGTTTACGTGAATtattactcaatccaaaatgtgCACCATACTACGAAATTACTGAACACAGATTATCTCAATTGTTAAAG TTACAGAAATATTTATACGAAACTGTGTTGGATCAAATTTCACCTCTGATAGAATTAAAAAGATGGCTAAGTTACTTAAGTGTATCATCATCACAATCTAAAGCACCTCAGACAATTAATGTAGAACTTATTCCACAG ATAAAAACGTCAATTATGGAGAAATATCATAAAAAGTGGAAAAAATTAGCAAAGCATCAATCAAAATTCATATACACAACTGATACAGAATATGTTAAAAATGCGGCACAAATTTTAAGCGACGCATATGATTTAGATAAATTAGATTGTATTGACACTAAGGAATGTTGTTTATGTCACGAAACAGCAAAGAAACGTTGCTCTAAATGCAAAGAAGTTTGGTACTGTAGCAG AGAATGTCAAGTAAAAGACTGGACAAAACATAAAGTCATTTGtgataaaataacaaaaaatgtaGAACCTGAAGAAAAGAAATGA
- the Tango2 gene encoding transport and golgi organization 2, whose translation MCILFIYRNPDADSESYRLILASNRDEYFKRPTLPANYWKNYPDCLGGLDMEPGKEGGTWLALSLAGKVGVILNLTNEKGLSDSPRKGRGFLIHNFITSTDSAIPYLEKLHNENLNNQPYNPYMLTLLNLYNAGVYYLSSAVNSTGPCSSQDTVLGFSNSGLGVPFKKVEVGKEIFRNIVNNAKVPNQSDLIEELIQFLKLKDKHLPDPELQERCPKHYELLSSICISGTDYCTRTHSILLVNGNNEITFVEETLMPDLTWKRQIFNNNLKPENV comes from the exons ATGTGCATCTTATTTATTTATCGTAACCCTGATGCTGATTCTGAATCTTATCGATTGATTTTGGCTTCAAATCGTGATGAGTATTTCAAACGCCCTACACTACCTgccaattattggaaaaattatCCAGATTGTTTGGGAG GACTTGATATGGAACCTGGTAAAGAAGGTGGAACTTGGCTAGCTTTATCACTAGCAGGAAAAGTTGGTGTTATATTAAATCTAACTAATGAAAAAGGGCTGAGTGATAGTCCAAGAAAAGGCAGAGGTTTTCTAATACATAATTTTATTACTTCAACTGATTCTGCAATTCCATATTTGGAGAAATTACataatgaaaatttgaataatcagcCATATAATCCTTATATGTTGACCCTGCTTAATTTATA CAATGCAGGTGTTTATTACCTCAGCAGTGCTGTAAATTCAACTGGACCATGTTCAAGCCAGGATACAGTACTAGGTTTCAGCAACAGTGGCCTTGGTGTTCCTTTTAAAAAAGTTGAAGTAGGGAAAGAAATATTCAGAAATATTGTTAACAATGCTAAAGTGCCAAATCAGTCAGATCTTATTGAAGAATTGATAcaatttttgaaattaaaaGACAA aCATCTACCTGATCCAGAACTACAAGAACGGTGTCCCAAACATTATGAATTACTCAGTTCAATTTGTATATCTGGTACTGACTATTGTACACGAACTCACTCCATATTATTAGTTAATGGAAACAATGAAATAACATTTGTTGAGGAAACACTTATGCCAGATTTAACATGGAAGCggcaaatatttaataataatttaaaaccTGAAAATGTATAG
- the LOC143176999 gene encoding solute carrier family 35 member G1 — protein sequence MSEHVELQHLVDGDGENNVTTRQKRFSILICKSCPYLGLILATLSSLFFSLCSVIVKGLVEVNPMELAAFRFVGVLLPAIPIVIYKGEHPFPKGRRLMLILRSFVGTTGLMLSFYAFRHMPLADASVVVFSVPVFVAIFARIFLKEPCGLFNVITVCLTLIGVILITRPPLIFGHTIESLSDGHITMEHADLWGAVAAFSATLFGANAYVLLRALKGLHFSVIMTNFGSFALIQTIIISWAIGALCLPRCGTDRLLVVALALFSFGGQILLTLALQMEQAGPVAIARSADIVFAFFWQVLFFNEIPNRYSVGGAVLVTSSVLLTGLRKWALSLPETSSVKKSLGILVM from the coding sequence ATGTCAGAACACGTTGAATTACAACATTTAGTTGATGGTGATGGTGAAAATAATGTAACAACAAGGCAAAAGCGATTTTCAATTCTGATATGTAAATCATGTCCTTATCTTGGTTTAATACTGGCAACACTATCTTCGCTATTTTTCTCCTTATGCAGCGTTATTGTGAAAGGTTTAGTAGAAGTAAATCCAATGGAACTAGCAGCATTTCGATTTGTGGGTGTACTGCTACCAGCAATACCTATTGTAATATATAAGGGAGAGCATCCTTTTCCAAAAGGACGTAGATTAATGCTAATATTAAGAAGTTTCGTAGGGACCACTGGCCTCATGTTAAGCTTTTACGCATTCAGACATATGCCATTAGCTGATGCATctgttgttgtattttctgttcctGTATTTGTAGCTATATTTGCAAGAATATTCTTGAAAGAACCTTGTGGGTTGTTTAATGTTATTACAGTGTGTCTAACATTAATTGGTGTAATTTTGATAACACGTCCACCACTTATCTTTGGGCATACTATAGAATCTTTATCAGATGGACATATAACAATGGAACATGCAGACTTATGGGGTGCTGTAGCAGCTTTTTCTGCAACTCTTTTTGGCGCAAATGCATATGTTTTATTAAGAGCTTTAAAAGGTCTTCACTTTTCAGTAATAATGACAAACTTTGGATCATTTGCCTTGATTCAGACAATAATTATTTCTTGGGCAATAGGTGCACTTTGTTTACCTCGGTGCGGTACTGACAGACTTTTGGTTGTAGCACTTGCACTTTTCAGTTTTGGGGGTCAGATATTACTAACATTAGCTTTACAGATGGAACAAGCAGGACCAGTTGCTATAGCAAGATCAGCAGATATAGTCTTTGCCTTTTTTTGGCAAGttctattttttaatgaaataccAAACCGTTATTCAGTAGGAGGAGCAGTTTTAGTCACAAGTTCAGTTTTACTAACAGGTTTAAGAAAATGGGCACTTTCGTTGCCAGAAACATCTAGTGTTAAAAAGTCTTTAGGTATTTTGGTGATGTAG